From a region of the Lactuca sativa cultivar Salinas chromosome 4, Lsat_Salinas_v11, whole genome shotgun sequence genome:
- the LOC111902084 gene encoding LOB domain-containing protein 27, giving the protein MPLRDGDRPPCAACRHRHVRCTIDCPLAPYFPANEPEVFQNVLHLYGIANVTKILNQLNDNVEKEEAIISIKYESNIRKINPVHGCYGLTVSLLQNLNALTSELQRVRLSLESHRRNNINNQQLQIIHDNSQIMPSFTGLPVNNQIINDQSVDGLSNIPNDQYNQGFHFGGPSDRNAINEVLASRTMEPPFEDLGDQDDNEE; this is encoded by the coding sequence ATGCCGCTGAGAGATGGTGATCGCCCTCCTTGCGCCGCCTGCCGCCACAGACACGTCCGCTGTACGATCGACTGTCCACTGGCGCCATATTTCCCGGCGAACGAACCCGAGGTCTTCCAAAACGTCCTCCACCTTTACGGCATCGCAAACGTCACGAAAATACTAAACCAGCTGAATGACAATGTAGAGAAAGAAGAAGCGATTATATCGATTAAATACGAATCTAACATCCGAAAGATTAACCCAGTTCACGGATGTTACGGATTAACAGTTTCATTGCTACAAAACCTGAATGCCTTGACGAGTGAGCTTCAACGCGTTCGTCTTTCGCTTGAATCGCATCgaagaaacaacatcaacaatCAGCAGTTGCAGATCATACACGATAATTCTCAAATCATGCCTTCATTCACAGGTCTTCCAGTTAACAACCAGATAATTAACGATCAAAGTGTTGATGGATTGAGTAATATCCCGAATGATCAGTATAATCAAGGGTTTCACTTCGGTGGGCCAAGTGATCGTAATGCTATTAATGAAGTACTCGCGAGCAGAACAATGGAACCGCCATTTGAGGATTTGGGAGATCAAGATGATAACGAAGAATGA
- the LOC111902077 gene encoding LOB domain-containing protein 27, whose translation MTVKGGSRPACAACRFQRRRCSPDCPLAPFFPANQPKIFQNVHRLYGVGNVMKILNMLNDDEKKEEAMKSIKYESYIREIYPVDGCYGRIASLKQNLVDSMRELQYVRLLIHACRNKKDLTQDSDQMINELGNINKDHGFYNYFGSSSSHNNHKPYEWDDQRMKTSNDLTQIQHRFDEFRLSGVEGSPDYTENTCDSFADDQLWFMGSKEDHELRFFAIRLQSQLLFAKKLESGKVKGIDNHMKR comes from the exons ATGACAGTCAAAGGTGGTTCTCGCCCAGCTTGCGCCGCCTGCCGCTTCCAACGCCGCCGCTGTTCGCCAGACTGCCCACTTGCACCATTTTTTCCGGCCAACCAACCCAAGATCTTCCAGAACGTCCACCGCCTTTACGGCGTTGGAAACGTCATGAAGATACTAAACATGTTGAACGACGATGAGAAGAAAGAAGAAGCAATGAAATCAATTAAATACGAATCTTACATCCGTGAGATTTATCCAGTTGACGGATGTTACGGAAGGATAGCGTCTTTGAAACAAAACCTGGTGGATTCGATGCGAGAGCTTCAATATGTTCGTCTATTGATCCATGCATGTAGAAACAAGAAAGATCTGACACAAGATTCTGATCAGATGATTAATGAATTAGGGAACATTAATAAGGATCATGGATTTTATAACTACTTTGGATCAAGCAGTAGTCATAATAATCATAAACCTTACGAATGGGATGATCAAAGAATGAAAACAAGCAATGATCTCACACAAATTCAACATCGTTTTGATGAATTCAGATTATCTGGTGTCGAGGGAAGCCCGGATTATACTGAAAATACGTGTGATTCGTTTGCTGATGATCAACTATGGTTCATGGGATCGAAAGAAGATCACGAATTGAGGTTTTTTGCGA TTCGTTTACAAAGCCAGTTGCTTTTTGCTAAGAAGCTCGAGAGTGGAAAAGTCAAAGGAATCGATAATCATATGAAAAGATGA